In Luteolibacter sp. Y139, a genomic segment contains:
- a CDS encoding lamin tail domain-containing protein: MRRFLLPLLILPLCVSGLRADVILSEFLASNQNGAEDNFGEKEDWIELYNTGTAAVSLDGWWLTDDQAEKKKWRFPAVSIPAKGTVLVWASGRNLTNPAALLHANFSLSSEGEFLGLYKPNATTGSAQLVDSFGASYPPQAPDISYGISFTATTTTVVATGQSGKYRVLANNATGQTNYSGSNYAGGDIGTSLSGGWNVSPSFSDTTWTAAATGLGYDTSGGLNAWIATNCQTAMQNVNPSLCFRRTFSVSSPSSLVTCKFRMRYEDGFVAWLNGTEIARANFAGTPAYNSVATAALDETIPNSWTEFNVPVSLLISGSNVLAIQGLNSSTSSSDFLLLPEMTTGTDPVPGGNVYFSQPTPGALNNTGSAGPVVYDATPVDPLVPRPLGNASSPALKVTVRVVKTKNNVSWVRAYPRTMWGAESTVNLNDSGTAPDDIAGDGIYSGNLTTSAVTAGQMFRWRFEARDTAGNSTIFPAYTNTTDAPQYFGTVALNSATTTSQLPVLEWFVEGSPATGPTAAAFRSSCYYLNRFYDNIGHEIHGQSTSGFAKKSYDFDSNSDHRFVWKEGEHPVKDLNLLSNWADKTKTRNTLSHEVGKLTGTPYHFAFPVRVQLNGAFHGVMDLLEDGDDRMLERNGLDPEGAFYKIYAENLTSSAEKKTRRTEDQSDLNAFASALDSATQALATRRTYAYDNVDLAATINYLVTRQFNSDRDHGHKNFYLYRDTNLTREWRPIIWDVDLSHGHNWIATYGYFDDTLVSNNALNSHSANNRLYNLIYESTEMRTMYVRRMRTLMDQLLQPPGTVNGILETRMRAIAATVDPDPANPSSWTDGDQDFTKWGVNSNFAANRPREEVERVVSGYFAPRRTFLFNRPLLYAPGNTASTQIPAAAQTNTPGMVTIDSVDFLPASGNQSHEYLILKNTTSQAVDLSGWKLDGGIEHVFEGGTVIPPGSGSAIAEYQGLLHVVKDALAFRSRTSGPTGGQKRFIQGNYSGQLSARGETVNLRDPSGALIASFSYPGTPSALQQFLRISEIQYHPTVPTPAEETAMPAVVEDDFEYVELVNIGTTTLTLTGAHFTQGIDFTFPASTLAAGARVIVAKNPAAFALRYPGTTVPVLGPYSGVLANGGEKLELADAVGESVLDFEYKDGWYPATDGTGRSLVLRAPSTTPYDDFGNPQRWAISATTGGSPGNADSSFAQAYHGWDNFHFTSAERDNPLVSGPDADPDGDGRTNVDEYTLATNPRLIDSPVMSFTWSMDGTTRRPALRFRRPANALDVAYELLAGNNLATWPVVATSATSATPLPDQTEEAVMRDTASDTATRRFLKLHTIFTP; encoded by the coding sequence ATGCGACGCTTCCTCCTCCCCCTCCTCATCCTCCCCCTCTGTGTCTCCGGACTCCGGGCGGATGTGATTTTGTCCGAGTTCCTCGCCTCGAATCAGAATGGCGCGGAAGACAATTTCGGCGAGAAGGAGGATTGGATCGAGCTCTACAACACCGGCACCGCCGCGGTGAGCCTCGACGGCTGGTGGCTGACCGATGACCAGGCGGAGAAAAAGAAGTGGCGCTTTCCCGCCGTCAGCATCCCTGCCAAGGGCACCGTGCTCGTCTGGGCCTCCGGTCGTAACCTGACCAATCCCGCGGCTCTGCTGCACGCGAATTTCAGCCTCTCGTCCGAGGGTGAGTTCCTCGGCCTCTACAAGCCGAACGCCACCACCGGCTCGGCTCAACTGGTCGACTCCTTCGGCGCGTCCTACCCTCCGCAGGCACCGGACATTTCCTACGGCATCTCGTTCACGGCTACTACGACGACCGTAGTAGCTACCGGCCAGAGCGGGAAATACCGGGTGCTCGCCAACAATGCGACCGGCCAGACGAACTATAGCGGCAGCAACTATGCTGGCGGCGATATCGGCACCAGCCTGAGCGGCGGCTGGAACGTAAGCCCGTCCTTCAGCGACACCACCTGGACAGCAGCTGCGACCGGGCTGGGCTACGACACGAGCGGCGGCCTCAACGCGTGGATCGCGACCAACTGCCAGACGGCGATGCAGAACGTGAACCCGTCGCTCTGCTTCCGGCGAACGTTCAGCGTTTCCAGCCCGTCTTCACTCGTGACCTGCAAGTTTCGCATGCGCTACGAGGATGGCTTCGTCGCCTGGCTGAACGGGACGGAGATCGCGCGCGCCAACTTCGCCGGCACCCCGGCCTACAATTCGGTCGCTACGGCTGCACTCGATGAGACGATCCCCAACTCGTGGACCGAGTTCAACGTTCCGGTTTCCCTGCTGATCTCCGGCAGCAACGTGCTCGCCATCCAGGGGTTAAATTCAAGCACCAGCAGCTCGGATTTCCTGCTGCTGCCCGAGATGACCACCGGCACCGATCCTGTCCCCGGCGGGAATGTTTATTTCAGCCAGCCAACACCCGGCGCGCTGAACAATACAGGATCGGCCGGACCAGTGGTGTATGATGCCACGCCCGTCGATCCTCTGGTCCCCCGCCCCCTCGGCAATGCCAGCAGCCCCGCGCTGAAAGTCACCGTGCGCGTGGTGAAGACGAAGAACAACGTCTCGTGGGTGCGCGCCTATCCCCGGACCATGTGGGGTGCGGAATCGACCGTGAATCTCAACGACAGCGGCACCGCTCCCGACGACATTGCGGGCGACGGCATCTACTCCGGGAACCTGACGACCAGCGCGGTCACCGCCGGCCAGATGTTTCGCTGGCGCTTTGAGGCGCGCGATACGGCGGGGAATTCCACCATCTTCCCGGCCTACACGAACACGACGGACGCGCCTCAGTACTTCGGCACCGTCGCGCTCAACAGCGCCACCACGACCAGCCAATTGCCGGTGCTGGAATGGTTCGTCGAAGGCTCGCCCGCGACCGGGCCGACCGCGGCCGCCTTCCGTAGCTCCTGCTACTACCTGAACCGCTTCTACGACAACATCGGCCACGAGATCCATGGCCAGTCCACCTCCGGCTTCGCGAAGAAGAGCTACGACTTCGATTCTAACAGCGATCACCGCTTTGTCTGGAAGGAAGGTGAACATCCTGTGAAGGATCTCAACCTGCTATCGAACTGGGCCGACAAAACGAAGACCCGCAACACGCTTTCCCATGAGGTCGGGAAGCTGACCGGCACTCCCTATCACTTCGCCTTCCCCGTCCGCGTGCAGCTCAACGGCGCCTTTCATGGCGTGATGGATCTTCTCGAGGATGGCGACGACCGGATGCTGGAACGCAACGGCCTCGATCCCGAAGGAGCCTTCTACAAGATCTACGCCGAGAACCTGACATCAAGCGCGGAGAAGAAGACACGCCGGACGGAAGACCAGTCCGACTTGAACGCCTTTGCCAGCGCGCTCGACAGCGCCACGCAGGCGCTCGCCACCCGCCGCACCTACGCCTACGACAACGTCGACCTCGCGGCCACCATCAACTACCTGGTGACCCGCCAGTTCAACAGCGACCGCGACCACGGCCACAAGAACTTCTACCTCTACCGCGACACCAATCTGACCCGCGAGTGGCGGCCGATCATCTGGGACGTCGATCTCTCCCACGGCCACAACTGGATCGCCACCTACGGCTACTTCGACGACACCCTCGTCTCCAACAACGCCCTCAATTCCCACTCCGCCAACAATCGGCTCTACAACCTGATCTACGAATCGACGGAAATGCGCACGATGTACGTCCGCCGGATGCGGACGCTGATGGACCAGCTTCTCCAACCGCCCGGCACGGTGAATGGCATCCTGGAAACGCGGATGCGCGCGATTGCCGCAACCGTCGATCCCGATCCCGCGAACCCCTCATCGTGGACCGATGGCGACCAGGACTTCACCAAGTGGGGCGTGAATTCCAACTTCGCCGCGAATCGTCCGCGCGAGGAAGTGGAGCGGGTGGTCAGCGGCTACTTCGCTCCGCGCCGGACCTTCCTTTTCAACCGGCCCTTGCTCTACGCTCCTGGCAATACCGCGAGCACCCAGATCCCGGCCGCCGCGCAGACCAATACGCCGGGCATGGTGACGATCGACTCGGTGGATTTCCTCCCCGCTTCGGGCAATCAGTCACACGAGTATCTGATTCTCAAGAATACCACGTCTCAGGCCGTGGACCTCTCCGGGTGGAAGCTCGATGGAGGAATCGAGCATGTCTTCGAAGGCGGTACCGTGATTCCTCCGGGCAGCGGCAGCGCGATCGCCGAGTATCAGGGGCTCCTCCATGTGGTGAAAGACGCGCTGGCATTCCGGAGCCGGACCAGCGGTCCCACGGGTGGGCAGAAGCGTTTCATCCAGGGCAACTATTCCGGCCAGCTTTCCGCCCGTGGGGAAACCGTGAACCTGCGCGATCCCTCGGGTGCATTGATTGCCTCCTTCAGCTATCCTGGCACACCATCGGCACTCCAACAGTTCCTCCGTATTTCGGAGATCCAGTATCATCCCACGGTTCCGACGCCTGCGGAGGAAACGGCCATGCCCGCCGTAGTCGAAGACGATTTCGAGTATGTCGAGTTGGTGAACATCGGCACCACCACGCTCACGCTGACGGGTGCGCATTTCACGCAGGGCATCGATTTCACCTTCCCCGCTTCCACGCTGGCGGCAGGAGCGCGGGTGATCGTGGCGAAGAATCCGGCCGCCTTCGCCCTACGTTATCCGGGTACGACAGTTCCCGTACTTGGACCCTACAGCGGCGTGCTGGCGAACGGCGGCGAGAAACTCGAACTGGCTGATGCGGTCGGAGAGAGCGTTCTCGATTTCGAATACAAGGATGGCTGGTACCCGGCTACCGATGGCACGGGGCGTTCGCTGGTCCTTCGCGCTCCCTCGACCACGCCTTACGATGACTTCGGCAATCCACAGCGCTGGGCCATCAGCGCCACGACCGGCGGCAGCCCGGGCAATGCCGACAGCTCCTTCGCCCAAGCCTATCACGGCTGGGACAATTTCCACTTCACCTCCGCCGAGCGGGACAACCCGCTCGTTTCCGGCCCGGATGCCGACCCGGATGGCGATGGTCGCACCAACGTCGACGAGTATACCCTCGCGACGAACCCTCGCCTGATCGACTCGCCGGTCATGTCGTTCACGTGGTCGATGGATGGCACCACCCGCCGTCCGGCGCTGCGCTTCCGCAGGCCTGCGAACGCCCTTGATGTGGCCTACGAGCTCCTTGCCGGAAATAATCTGGCTACATGGCCGGTCGTCGCCACGAGTGCCACATCGGCCACTCCACTCCCGGATCAAACCGAAGAAGCCGTGATGCGGGATACAGCGAGCGACACCGCGACGCGACGCTTTCTCAAGCTGCACACGATATTCACGCCATGA
- the tilS gene encoding tRNA lysidine(34) synthetase TilS — protein sequence MPFPEIAWFQAAPKRRRFLAGISGGADSVALLHLLHRHGFREVVVCHLDHGLRGRASTSDARFVEKLAASLGYPCESGKTDVRAVMRDHGDSLETAAREARHAFFALCSRKHRCPRLLLAHHADDQAETVLWNLLRGSRGLSGMLENQVLQVAGRPLECQRPLLLLRRDDLRGWLSAEKLTWREDVTNGKPIAVRNRLRHEVLPLLSDIARRDVTESLVRAAGSSCEHRVIERWAVKQADVLDPQGRLHLPKLRTLPRELQAACLYDYLRNSGVTGLSRELVLRGLALLDVDGPPAVNLPGGRVLRRRAGRLFMA from the coding sequence GTGCCGTTCCCGGAAATCGCTTGGTTCCAGGCCGCTCCGAAGCGGCGGCGCTTCCTCGCGGGCATTTCCGGCGGTGCGGATTCGGTGGCGCTGCTCCACCTGCTGCACCGCCATGGCTTCCGCGAGGTGGTGGTCTGCCACCTCGATCACGGGCTGCGCGGCAGGGCCTCGACGAGTGATGCGCGCTTTGTCGAGAAGCTGGCGGCTTCGCTCGGCTACCCCTGTGAGTCCGGCAAGACGGACGTGCGAGCGGTGATGCGGGACCATGGCGACTCGCTGGAAACTGCCGCGCGCGAGGCACGCCATGCCTTCTTCGCGCTATGCTCGCGGAAGCACCGCTGTCCGCGGCTGCTGCTCGCTCATCACGCCGACGACCAGGCGGAGACCGTCCTGTGGAATCTACTGCGCGGCAGCCGTGGTCTGTCAGGCATGCTGGAAAACCAAGTCCTCCAAGTCGCCGGCCGGCCTCTGGAGTGCCAGAGGCCCCTGCTGCTCCTGCGGCGCGATGACCTGCGCGGATGGCTTTCGGCGGAGAAGCTCACGTGGCGCGAGGACGTGACCAATGGCAAGCCCATTGCCGTGCGCAATCGCCTCCGTCACGAGGTGCTGCCGCTGCTTTCCGATATCGCGCGCCGTGATGTCACCGAGTCGCTGGTGCGCGCTGCGGGCTCGTCCTGTGAGCATCGTGTGATCGAACGCTGGGCCGTGAAACAAGCGGACGTGCTCGATCCGCAGGGACGCCTGCATTTGCCAAAACTGCGGACACTGCCGCGCGAGCTGCAAGCGGCGTGCTTGTACGACTATCTTCGTAATTCCGGCGTGACAGGTTTATCGAGAGAGCTCGTCCTGCGCGGGCTGGCCTTGCTCGATGTGGACGGACCTCCGGCGGTGAATCTGCCCGGTGGACGTGTCCTGCGCCGGCGGGCGGGTCGTCTGTTCATGGCGTGA
- a CDS encoding rhodanese-like domain-containing protein, with product MKLAAVLACLALATPLHAADEPAPVKIEQAEKQITDGVQILDVRTPDEWKEGHLEKAKLVTLSKEGFVEKAKAELDPKKPVLVYCKSGGRSAKAAKQLREAGFTVYDLDGGITAWQKAGKPVVK from the coding sequence ATGAAGCTCGCCGCCGTCCTCGCCTGCCTCGCCCTCGCCACGCCCCTCCACGCCGCGGACGAACCCGCCCCTGTGAAAATCGAGCAGGCGGAAAAGCAGATCACCGACGGCGTTCAGATCCTGGACGTTCGCACGCCGGATGAGTGGAAGGAAGGCCACCTCGAAAAAGCCAAGCTGGTCACCCTCTCGAAGGAAGGCTTTGTCGAAAAAGCCAAGGCAGAGCTCGACCCGAAGAAGCCGGTCCTTGTCTATTGCAAGTCCGGCGGCCGCAGCGCCAAGGCTGCCAAGCAGCTGCGCGAGGCCGGCTTCACCGTCTACGACTTGGATGGCGGCATCACCGCCTGGCAAAAGGCAGGCAAGCCGGTGGTGAAGTGA
- a CDS encoding DUF2306 domain-containing protein, translated as MSTVIRWIGWVALLAGALLITQNSLSDFGPGGEGIFVEQKGEIGRQPLWIVCLYVHVVAGIVCLLSVLPQFSRKLLRRIPALHRWCGRIYAASVLFVLSPTGIYLAFFAKGGLAGKLGFLLLGAVTFHTTLRGVTSMIGGTRDLIAHREWMTRSFAYAASAITFRVYHLAFLLAGMAEEKNYAISLWLSILGNAAVAELVLRRRSQAPTLSSTIPSIS; from the coding sequence ATGTCCACCGTGATCCGCTGGATCGGCTGGGTGGCGCTGCTTGCCGGAGCGCTGCTCATTACACAGAACTCGCTCAGCGACTTCGGTCCCGGCGGCGAAGGGATCTTCGTGGAACAGAAGGGTGAGATCGGGCGCCAGCCGCTGTGGATCGTCTGTCTCTACGTTCACGTCGTGGCAGGGATTGTGTGCCTGCTTTCCGTCCTGCCCCAGTTCTCCCGCAAGCTGCTTCGCCGCATCCCGGCACTGCACCGCTGGTGTGGCCGGATCTATGCGGCCAGCGTCTTGTTCGTCCTCTCCCCTACCGGCATTTACCTCGCCTTTTTCGCCAAGGGCGGCCTCGCGGGAAAACTCGGCTTCCTCCTGTTAGGCGCGGTGACCTTTCACACCACGCTCCGCGGGGTGACCTCGATGATCGGCGGGACTCGCGATCTCATCGCCCACCGCGAGTGGATGACGCGCTCCTTCGCCTACGCGGCCAGCGCCATCACCTTCCGCGTCTATCATCTCGCCTTCCTCTTGGCCGGGATGGCGGAGGAGAAGAACTACGCGATCTCTCTCTGGCTCAGCATTCTCGGCAATGCTGCCGTGGCGGAACTGGTCCTCCGCCGCCGCTCACAAGCTCCAACCCTTTCTTCTACCATTCCATCCATCTCATGA
- the ureC gene encoding urease subunit alpha → MNQTRANYAGTFGPTVGDRVRLADTELFIEVERDFVAEKGGYGNEVKFGGGKVIRDGMAQSPLACDADCLDLVITNALVLDAAHGVIKADIGIKHGRIVGLGHAGNPLLQDGIDMVIGAGTEVIAGEGCIVTAGGIDTHIHFICPQQIEHAIASGVTTLIGGGTGPAHGTYATTCTPGKWNIRRMLEAAEAFPINLGFLGKGNCSSPEPLREQVFAGAIGLKLHEDWGTTPAAIDTCLGVADELDVQVAIHTDTLNEAGFVESTLAAFKGRTIHTYHSEGAGGGHAPDIIRVCGEANVLPSSTNPTRPFTVNTIDEHLDMLMVCHHLDSRIPEDVAFAESRIRPETIAAEDLLHDLGAISMMSSDSQAMGRIGEVITRTWQTAHKMKVQFGPLEGPSHPAADNFRALRYVAKYTICPALTHGIAHEVGSIEVGKLADIVIWKPAFFGVKPETILKGGLIAWANMGDPNASIPTPQPMMYRPQFGAFGKAIRSTSLTFVSQAALDSGSLDDLGLQKQLVAVKGCRSVTKADLPFNDAMPKITVDPETYTVTADGRELRCGPMAELPMAQRYFLF, encoded by the coding sequence ATGAACCAAACCCGCGCCAACTATGCTGGTACCTTCGGCCCCACCGTGGGCGACCGCGTGCGTCTCGCCGACACCGAGCTCTTCATCGAAGTCGAACGCGACTTCGTCGCGGAGAAAGGCGGCTATGGCAACGAGGTGAAATTTGGCGGTGGCAAGGTGATCCGCGATGGCATGGCCCAGTCGCCGCTCGCGTGCGATGCCGATTGCCTCGACCTCGTCATCACGAATGCCCTCGTCCTGGATGCCGCGCACGGCGTGATCAAAGCCGACATTGGCATCAAGCACGGCCGCATCGTCGGCCTCGGCCACGCGGGAAATCCTCTGCTGCAAGATGGCATCGACATGGTCATCGGCGCGGGCACTGAGGTCATCGCGGGTGAAGGCTGCATTGTCACCGCCGGCGGCATCGACACGCACATCCATTTCATCTGCCCACAGCAGATCGAGCATGCGATCGCGAGCGGCGTGACCACGCTTATCGGCGGCGGCACCGGACCGGCGCATGGCACCTATGCCACCACTTGCACTCCCGGGAAATGGAACATCCGCCGGATGCTGGAAGCAGCGGAAGCGTTCCCGATCAATCTCGGTTTCCTCGGCAAGGGCAACTGCTCCTCGCCCGAGCCGCTGCGCGAGCAAGTGTTCGCCGGTGCCATCGGCCTGAAGCTTCACGAAGACTGGGGCACCACGCCCGCGGCGATCGATACCTGCCTCGGTGTCGCGGATGAACTGGACGTCCAGGTCGCGATTCACACGGATACCTTGAACGAGGCAGGCTTCGTCGAAAGCACGCTCGCCGCCTTCAAAGGTCGAACGATCCACACCTATCACTCCGAAGGTGCCGGTGGCGGTCACGCGCCGGACATCATTCGCGTTTGTGGTGAGGCCAACGTGTTGCCCTCGTCCACCAATCCGACGCGGCCCTTCACCGTGAACACGATCGATGAGCACCTCGACATGCTCATGGTCTGCCACCACCTCGACTCGCGGATTCCCGAGGACGTCGCCTTCGCCGAAAGCCGTATCCGCCCCGAGACCATCGCCGCGGAAGATCTGCTCCACGACCTCGGCGCGATCTCGATGATGTCCTCTGATTCGCAGGCCATGGGCCGCATCGGCGAGGTCATCACCCGCACGTGGCAGACGGCGCATAAGATGAAGGTGCAGTTCGGCCCGCTCGAAGGACCATCGCATCCGGCTGCCGACAATTTCCGGGCGCTGCGCTACGTCGCGAAGTACACGATCTGTCCTGCGCTGACCCACGGCATCGCGCATGAAGTTGGCAGCATTGAAGTCGGGAAGCTGGCCGACATTGTGATCTGGAAGCCCGCCTTCTTCGGCGTGAAGCCCGAGACCATCCTTAAGGGCGGCCTCATCGCGTGGGCGAACATGGGCGACCCGAATGCCTCCATCCCTACGCCGCAGCCGATGATGTATCGCCCCCAATTCGGCGCATTCGGCAAGGCGATCCGCTCGACCTCACTCACCTTTGTAAGCCAGGCCGCGCTGGATTCCGGTTCACTCGATGACCTCGGCCTGCAGAAGCAGCTTGTCGCCGTGAAAGGCTGCCGCTCTGTCACCAAGGCGGACCTGCCTTTCAACGACGCCATGCCGAAGATCACCGTCGATCCCGAGACCTATACGGTCACCGCCGACGGCCGCGAGCTGCGCTGCGGACCCATGGCCGAGCTGCCAATGGCGCAGCGCTATTTCTTGTTCTGA
- a CDS encoding urease subunit beta, whose amino-acid sequence MIPGEVITPDGVIEINEGLAKLKLAVANTGDRPVQVGSHFHFAEVNEALEFDRAAARGFRLDIPAGTAIRFEPGDTREVPLVAFAGERRIYGLNNKVNGKLDA is encoded by the coding sequence CCGGAGAAGTCATCACGCCCGACGGCGTTATCGAGATCAACGAAGGTCTCGCGAAGCTGAAGCTCGCGGTGGCGAATACCGGCGATCGTCCGGTGCAGGTCGGCAGCCACTTCCATTTCGCGGAGGTGAATGAGGCGCTCGAGTTTGATCGCGCCGCTGCCCGTGGCTTCCGCTTGGACATCCCGGCGGGCACGGCGATCCGCTTCGAGCCCGGCGACACGCGTGAAGTGCCTCTGGTCGCCTTCGCTGGCGAGCGCAGGATCTACGGCCTTAACAACAAGGTGAACGGCAAGCTCGACGCATGA